The sequence AGCTCTTTGCTGAGTACAAGGCACAACGCCCGCGTATGCCAGACGACTTGCGCGTGCAAATTGAACCTTTGCACGAGTGTGTGAAGGCCATGGGCTTCCCTTTTTTATGCGTAGAAGGTGTCGAAGCCGATGATGTGATTGGCACCCTGGCGCGCAGTAGCACGTTGGCTGAACGCGATGTGGTGGTTTCCACTGGCGATAAAGATATGGCACAGCTGGTCAATGGTCATGTGAGCTTAGTCAATACCATGTACAACACTAAAACAGACAGTGCTGGGGTGGTAGAAAAATTTGGTATTGGCCCCGAACTCATTATTGATTACTTAGCCTTGATGGGTGATAAATCCGACAACATCCCTGGTGTGCCGGGGGTGGGTGAAAAAACAGCGCTGGGTTTATTGGTTGGTCTGGGTGATATGGATGCGATTTATGACAACATCGATAAAGTCGCCAGTCTGCCGATTCGGGGGGCTAAAACACTAGGTGCCAAGCTGTTAGAGCATCGTGAAATGGCGTATTTGTCGCGTAAACTGGCGACGATCAAAACTGATGTTGAACTAGAGCTGGATATTGAGCAGATGCGCATGCAGGAGCCACAAGACGAGATCTTAATGGAACTGTATCAGCGTTTAGAATTTAAAAGCTGGCAAGATGAAATACGCCGCCGCAGTGGTGCAGCATCCAATAACGCTAACACCGTTGCGCCAAGTAGTGCTGCTGATGATTTGTTTGCAACACCTGTTGCACCTGACGCACAGAGCAATGCCGATACTGAGCCGACTGCAGCCGAGGCCGAGTCTCAAGCGCAATACCACACCATTCTCACGGACCAAGCCTTTGCGGATTGGCTGCAGCGTTTAAGCGCAGCTAAGTTGTTTGCCTTTGATACCGAAACCACCAGTGTGGATGCGCAGCAGGCACGCTTAGTCGGCATATCTTTTGCCGTTGCTGAAGGTGAGGCAGCTTATGTGCCCTTGGCGCACAGTTACATGGGCGTGCCAGAGCAGTTGGATAAGAAAAAAGTGCTGGATGCATTACGGCCACTGCTGGAAGATCCAGCGATTAGCAAAGTCTGCCAAAACGGTAAGTACGATATTAACGTGCTGGCGCGTTATGAGATTGCTGTGCAGGGTGTACGTTTTGACACCATGTTGGAATCCTATGTACTCAATTCCACCGCCACGCGTCATGATATGGACAGTTTGGCGCTGCGCTATTTAAATCGCAGTACCATTCGCTTTGAAGATGTCGCGGGTAAAGGTGCTAAGCAGCTGACTTTTGATCAGGTTGATCTCACTATTGCCGGTCCTTATGCAGCAGAGGATGCAGAGATTACCCTGTGTTTGCATAATCGCTTAATTAAAGAGCTGCAAGATATACCGCCACTGTTAGATGTACTGGACAGTATTGAAATACCCTTGATGCCAGTATTGGCACGCATCGAGCGTTGTGGTGCCTTAGTTGATGCGCATTTATTGGGTCAACAAAGCTTAGAGCTGGCAGAAAAACTCACTGAGCTGGAGCGCCAGACCTTCGCAATTGCCGGTGAGGCATTTAATTTAGCCTCACCAAAACAATTGGGTGTGGTCCTCTATGAAAAACTAGGGCTGCCAATTTTGGCAAAAACCGCCAAAGGCCAGCCCAGCACTGCTGAGGCGGTTCTGTCTGAATTGGCTGAGCAAGGCCACGAACTGCCAGTGTTGCTGATGCAGTATCGCAGTCTGAGCAAACTAAAAAGCACTTATACTGACCGTTTGCCTGAGCAAATTAACCCGCTGACAGGTCGTATTCATACCAGTTATCACCAAGCAGTCACCGCAACGGGGCGTTTATCATCGAGCGACCCGAATCTACAAAATATACCTATTCGCAGCGCTGAAGGTCGTCGTATTCGCCAAGCCTTTATTGCCCCTAAAGGCTACAAATTGTTGGCCGCTGACTACTCGCAAATTGAGCTACGAATTATGGCGCACTTAGCACAAGATGCCGGCCTGCTTGAGGCTTTCCGCAACGATCGTGATGTGCATAAAGCCACTGCGTCTGAAGTGTTTTCTGTTGCTTTAGATGAGGTAAGCAGCGATCAGCGGCGCAGTGCTAAGGCGATTAACTTCGGATTGATTTATGGCATGAGTGCGCATGGACTAGCCAAGCAAATTGGTTGCGATCGAGGTCAGGCGCAAATGTATATGGACCGCTACTTTGCTCGTTACCCAGGTGTGCTTGATTACATGGAGCGCACACGCCAGCAAGCCAGTGAGCAAGGTTATGTAGAAACCTTATTTGGTCGTCGCTTGTACTTGCCCGATATTAAGGCTAAAAACGCTGC comes from Pseudomonas sp. C27(2019) and encodes:
- the polA gene encoding DNA polymerase I, translating into MSQAPLVLVDGSSYLYRAFHALPPLMTSTGVPTGAVKGVLNMLRSLQKQYPDSVITVIFDAKGPTFRDELFAEYKAQRPRMPDDLRVQIEPLHECVKAMGFPFLCVEGVEADDVIGTLARSSTLAERDVVVSTGDKDMAQLVNGHVSLVNTMYNTKTDSAGVVEKFGIGPELIIDYLALMGDKSDNIPGVPGVGEKTALGLLVGLGDMDAIYDNIDKVASLPIRGAKTLGAKLLEHREMAYLSRKLATIKTDVELELDIEQMRMQEPQDEILMELYQRLEFKSWQDEIRRRSGAASNNANTVAPSSAADDLFATPVAPDAQSNADTEPTAAEAESQAQYHTILTDQAFADWLQRLSAAKLFAFDTETTSVDAQQARLVGISFAVAEGEAAYVPLAHSYMGVPEQLDKKKVLDALRPLLEDPAISKVCQNGKYDINVLARYEIAVQGVRFDTMLESYVLNSTATRHDMDSLALRYLNRSTIRFEDVAGKGAKQLTFDQVDLTIAGPYAAEDAEITLCLHNRLIKELQDIPPLLDVLDSIEIPLMPVLARIERCGALVDAHLLGQQSLELAEKLTELERQTFAIAGEAFNLASPKQLGVVLYEKLGLPILAKTAKGQPSTAEAVLSELAEQGHELPVLLMQYRSLSKLKSTYTDRLPEQINPLTGRIHTSYHQAVTATGRLSSSDPNLQNIPIRSAEGRRIRQAFIAPKGYKLLAADYSQIELRIMAHLAQDAGLLEAFRNDRDVHKATASEVFSVALDEVSSDQRRSAKAINFGLIYGMSAHGLAKQIGCDRGQAQMYMDRYFARYPGVLDYMERTRQQASEQGYVETLFGRRLYLPDIKAKNAAIRKGAERTAINAPMQGSAADIIKRAMIKVDEWLAETGLDARVIMQVHDELVLEVREDQVDALRDGLLPLMSAGATLDVPLIVEAGVGDNWDQAH